The following are from one region of the Pocillopora verrucosa isolate sample1 chromosome 3, ASM3666991v2, whole genome shotgun sequence genome:
- the LOC131785395 gene encoding uncharacterized protein C1orf131 homolog isoform X1, translating to MEQIPEKCTQKKLLKRKGDDTQEFNKSCISTSVGGLSGSWTEKKANRPLPKVIEFVEPGKQLKKKKSLPPGKRKQIEIKSKSTREDLDEFEFKSIAREVREFGVTGLSRKDRKKYEDWKAQSLGGKAPKGQKMPYPMLMRQIKRRKEREQEQREREHAMGIFKKKPDKKSSASTRAPMGWWVDNSSKGLQASVGKFKAGVQRLSKADLHKITSKKKR from the exons ATGGAACAG ATTCCTGAGAAATGTACCCAAAAGAAGTTGCTGAAAAGGAAAGGAGATGATACCCAGGAATTTAATAAGTCTTGCATCTCCACATCAGTAGGTGGGCTCTCAG gTTCCTGGACTGAAAAGAAGGCCAATCGTCCTCTTCCAAAAGTGATTGAGTTCGTTGAACCAGGGAAGCagttaaaaaagaagaaaagtttaCCACCA gggaaaagaaaacagatagaaattaaaagcaagtcAACAAG GGAAGACCTTGATGAGTTTGAATTTAAGTCTATTGCAAGGGAAGTTAGAGAATTTG GTGTGACAGGTCTCAGtagaaaagacagaaagaaatatGAAGACTGGAAAGCTCAGTCACTTGGTGGAAAG GCACCAAAAGGTCAGAAAATGCCATATCCAATGTTGATGCGTCAGATTAAGAGGAGAAAGGAGAGAGAGCAAGAACAAAGGGAAAGG GAACATGCTATGGgtattttcaaaaagaaaccAGATAAAAAGTCAAGTGCTTCTACAAG GGCTCCAATGGGTTGGTGGGTGGATAATTCTTCCAAAGGCCTGCAGGCTTCAGTTGGAAAGTTCAAAGCTGGTGTCCAACGCCTGTCTAAAGCTGATCTGCATAAAATTACATCCAAGAAGAAGAGATAA
- the LOC131785395 gene encoding uncharacterized protein C1orf131 homolog isoform X2, with protein sequence MEQIPEKCTQKKLLKRKGDDTQEFNKSCISTSVGSWTEKKANRPLPKVIEFVEPGKQLKKKKSLPPGKRKQIEIKSKSTREDLDEFEFKSIAREVREFGVTGLSRKDRKKYEDWKAQSLGGKAPKGQKMPYPMLMRQIKRRKEREQEQREREHAMGIFKKKPDKKSSASTRAPMGWWVDNSSKGLQASVGKFKAGVQRLSKADLHKITSKKKR encoded by the exons ATGGAACAG ATTCCTGAGAAATGTACCCAAAAGAAGTTGCTGAAAAGGAAAGGAGATGATACCCAGGAATTTAATAAGTCTTGCATCTCCACATCAGTAG gTTCCTGGACTGAAAAGAAGGCCAATCGTCCTCTTCCAAAAGTGATTGAGTTCGTTGAACCAGGGAAGCagttaaaaaagaagaaaagtttaCCACCA gggaaaagaaaacagatagaaattaaaagcaagtcAACAAG GGAAGACCTTGATGAGTTTGAATTTAAGTCTATTGCAAGGGAAGTTAGAGAATTTG GTGTGACAGGTCTCAGtagaaaagacagaaagaaatatGAAGACTGGAAAGCTCAGTCACTTGGTGGAAAG GCACCAAAAGGTCAGAAAATGCCATATCCAATGTTGATGCGTCAGATTAAGAGGAGAAAGGAGAGAGAGCAAGAACAAAGGGAAAGG GAACATGCTATGGgtattttcaaaaagaaaccAGATAAAAAGTCAAGTGCTTCTACAAG GGCTCCAATGGGTTGGTGGGTGGATAATTCTTCCAAAGGCCTGCAGGCTTCAGTTGGAAAGTTCAAAGCTGGTGTCCAACGCCTGTCTAAAGCTGATCTGCATAAAATTACATCCAAGAAGAAGAGATAA